In the Psychromicrobium lacuslunae genome, CAGCGCCAAATCATAAGGTGCCAGCAGGGCCGGAATTCTGTGCAGCCGGGTACCCGCGGCAAAAGTAGCCCGGCCAGTGACCCGGTCCACCGAGTGCAGTCCGCTCAGGTTACCCAGCTCAAGCAGATAGCCGTCAGTCAACGCGATATCGGTGAAACTGTGCCCGGCTCCCACCGCCTTTATCCGGCCACCGCGCTCAGCGGCTTGACCGATCAGTGTAACGATCTCTTGCACCGTGCTGGGCCGATTGATTCGCTCAGGCGTGCAACGCTGATCGCCGGCCCAGTTGTGCCAATCCTGGGTGTTTCTCGAAACCAGAGTGCTCATAGAAAAACTTTCCCTTCACCGCGATAACTAGGCAGCTCGGCTACTACTTCCTCGCCGTCGATCACCAGCAAGCCGTCCAGGTGCTCACAGATCTCACCTGACTTGGCATGCCTGAACCAGACTTTATCTGCGATCCTCAGTCCGCTTGCGGCTGAGCCGCGTAGTGGGGTCTGCACCTCTCCGGCGCCTTCGGTGCCGATCATCGACAACCCCGGCGGGTATACCGGCAGCGGAACCCGGTCTGGCCCGGCCGGACCAGAGGCGATCCAGCCACCGCCCAACACCGTGATGATGTCAGGAGCTGGGCGGCGCACCACTTGCAGCGCAAAGCCAACCGCGGGATAGGGCTTAAAACGTGAGTAATGATCAAACAGGGTTGGCCCGAAGAGCCCGGAACCGGCCGCTATTTCAGTGACCGAGACGTCCGAGCTGGTCAGCTCAAGGCTGCCGGTGCCTCCACCGTTGACGAATTCCAGCTCGGCAACTTCTCGCACCGCTGAGACCACCTGGGCGCGGCGGCTCAGAATATCCTGCGCGGAGCTGCTCTGCAGACGCTGAATCAGGAGGGCCCGGGCCCTATTTGACGGGCTGTCCTGTAGGCCTGCGATCTGCGCCTCGTAGCTCATGATGCCGACTAATCGGTGTCCGCTCCGAGCGATCCGCTCGGCGAGTTGGACGGCTTGAGTCGGCTGCCGGATCGGAGAGCGACGAACGCCAATATGACCGAGCTGACGGCCGGCTAAACCCGGCCGCCAAGACGCATCCAGATCGATGCAAAGCCGGAGTTCAGTCGTGGAGCCCAGGATGCTGGCCATCCAGTCCAGCTGCTCGCCGGAGTCAACCATTAAGGTGATCCGACTGAGCGCCTGCGGATCCGCGGCAAGCTGCCGGAGCGCTGGCGCATCGGCGCTGGGGTAGGCGACCACAATGTCATCGAACTCTTCGGCAAGCCAGAGCGCTTCCGGCAGCGTGTAAGCCAGCACGCCCGCGAACCCCGGCTGCGCAAGCACGGCACGCAGCACTTCGCGGCTGCGAATGGATTTGCTGGCCACCCGGATAGGTTTGCCGTTAGCGCGGCGTAATAAAGCACCAGCATTAGCGGAAAGCGCCTGACGATCCAGCACACCGAGCGGCGCCGCTAAATGGCCGGTCGCTCGGTCGGCACGCGGCCAGAAATTAGCTTCCGGCTCAGACCGCCCGGTACCGCTTCTCTCAGCTTCAAGCGCCACTTGATCGAGTGTGAACATCTTCACACTCTCGCCACGCCGAGGCTTGCTGTCAAGCGTTCTTGACGTGCCCTGAGGAAGCGTGAATAGTGAAAAGTAAGTAGTCCGCTGAACCACACCGAAGGGACGCATCATGTCGGAGTCAAAGGAGACACCGGGAACTGAGCAGCTAGCAGCACCAACTGGCATTGTGGTGGGGGTTGATGGTTCAGACCACGGTAACTGTGCCCTGGTGTGGGCTGCCCGGGAGGCGCAGAGCCGGAAGCTGCCGCTACATTTAGTGACTGCCTATTCGGTTCCTATTTTCGCTGCCTCGGGCTTGGACGGCGGATTTGCCACCATCGATGACTCGGTCATCCGGCAGGGCGCTGAGGTAGTGCTGGAACAAGCTGTCGGCAGGCTGAGCGAGTACCCCGACCTCGACTTTGACGCCCGAGTGGAGGCCGGTGACGCCTCGGGCGTGCTGCTTGAGCTTTCCGAGACTGCTGAATTGTTGGTTTTCGGCTCCCGTGGCCGGGGTGGATTCGTGGGTCGTCTGCTTGGCTCGGTTTCCTCTGGACTGCCCGGACATGCCAAGTGCCCGACCGTGATGGTGCCGTTGAGCTGTGCGCCGCGACTGGGTGAGGGTACCAACCCAGCGGACGCGCCCCTAGTGGAGTCGTTGGTCACGGTCGGTGTTGATGGTTCCGAGCGTGCCCGGTACACGGTGTTGCGAGCGGCTGAGCATGCTGAGCAGGCAGGTTTAGCACTGCGCGTGGTCTGCGCGGTGCCGCCCTACTCTGGGGCGATGACCTGGTTGCCAGCGCCGCTGGATCGGCAAGGCATGCTTGAGGAGATCACCGAACAGATGCAGGCCGGGGCGGCCTGGTTGCGAAGCCATTTCCCCAAGCTCAAAATCGCCGCAGACGTGGTTGACGGACCGCCGATCGAGATACTGATCGAGGCGACTAAGCACTCGGAACTCGTGGTGCTCGGTAGTCGCGGGCACGGCGGCTTTGCCGGGATGATCTTGGGCTCCACCACAGATGCAGTTCTGCATCACGCGAAGGGGCCGGTGATGGTGGTTCCGGAGCGGGACGATCCGCGGCTTGCCGACCGGGCTAATTTCGGTCCGCTACTCGGTGAGGTCTAAGCGCGCACTCCGGCCGGCAGCGCAGTTAGCAGCCACCGAATCCCTGGACTATCGTGAGGTGTGGATAGTCGAGGAAGGTAGCCGATGATCGAGATTTTAGACTCCGCCCAATTGGCGACCGCCAGGAGGAGTGGTGCCCTGGTCGCTAATATCTTGCAGACCTTGAAAAATCGCACCGTGGTGGGTACAAATCTGCTCGATATCGATCGTTGGGCGCAGCAGATGATCGACTCCGCCGGCGCTCAGTCCTGCTATGTCGATTACGCTCCGTCCTTCGGTCGCGGTCCCTTCGGCCACTACATTTGCACAGCGGTTAACGACGCGGTGCTGCACGGCTTGCCCCATGATTACCACCTGGTCGACGGGGATCTACTGACCCTAGACTTGGCAGTCTCCCAAGACGGCATCGCGGCGGATTCGGCGATTAGTTTCATCGTCGGCGAGACGCAGGCAGAGCAGAGCGTGGCGTTGATTGAGATCACTCAACAGGCGCTTGAGGCGGGTATTGCGGCGGCGCAGCCGGGAGCCAGGATCGGCGACATTTCCTTTGCCATCGGCTCGGTGCTGAGCACAGCTGGCTACCCGGTTAATACCGAGTTCGGTGGTCATGGCATTGGTTCTACGATGCATCAGGACCCGCACGTGGCAAATACCGGTCGGCCCGGTCGTGGCTACCAACTTCGCCCCGGTCTGCTGCTTGCCCTGGAACCCTGGGTGATGCTCGACACCGCAAGGCTGGTGACCGACGCTGACGGTTGGACGCTACGCAGCGCCACCGGTTGCCGGACCGCGCACAGCGAGCACACCGTGGCGATCACCGAACAGGGACCAGAGATTCTGACCTTGCCGATTCTCGCCTAAGCTCTCGGACCTCAGCGCTTCGCGTCTCAGTAGCGAGCAGCGTAACCGTAGAGTGCCATTGTCGACATCCAGCTCAGCGGAGTGACAGCGATCCCGTCATTCGGGTTGAGTGCTTGAACCACCTGACCATTGCCAATGTAAATAGCCACGTGGCTGAAGAAGCCTGAGCCATTGTCATTGAAGGCGAGGATGTCGCCATACTGCATCTGGGAGAGTGGCACCCGGGTGGGCGCTTGCCAGAACTGGTCGGATCCGCCCCGAGGCAAGTTCACGCCGACCGAGCGGAAGGCGGCCCAGATCAGTCCCGAGCAGTCATAGCCGACCGGTCCGGTGCCACCCCAGACATAGGGGCCGCCGACCTTGGACATTGCGAAGGCGACCATGCCACTAATGTTCGTGCCGCTGGGCGGGTTGACTACTGGTGGCACAACTACTGGGGGTTTCGGCTTAGGCGGCACCACCACCGGGGGGGTCACCACGGGCGGGGTGACCACCGGAGGAGTCACCACTGGTGGCTGCACAACAGGCGGTGCTGGCGGGTCAACCGGTGCCGGATTATTGCTGCCCGGGTCGCTAGTGCCTGGGTTGCTGGTACCCGGGTTGCTGGGCGGGGTTGGGGCTGGCTGATTTTTGCTGGCAGCAATAATAGCGGCCAATCTAGCTGCCTCTTTTTGTTGCTCCAGCCCGGTGATTCGAGCGCTCTCCAGTGCCACCGTGGTGTTCTTCAAGGTGGCCAGCTGGCCAATCAGTACGCCACGCTGCTGCTGGTTCTTAGTCACCAGGGCGTTCTGCGCGCTGACCGCCGAGTCGGCGGCAGTCTTAGCGCTCGCCGCTACTTTGGCAGCGTCGTCAGCCGCTTGCTTTGCCTGTTTGGCGGCGTCTTCGAGCGAGCTCGCGGTGGCGGCCGCGGATTGCGCATTATTGAAAGTCTGGCTCCGATTGGTGCCGAGAATCGATAGGGTGGAGGCCTGGTAGATGACGTCCGAGGCGCTTCCGCCTCCGCTAGTGATCAGGGACTGCACGCTGGGGTTCAGGCCGCCGGTTTTGTACATGGTGCTGGCGAGCTGCCCGACTTGAGTCTTCGCTTTTGCCGAAATTTTCGCCGCTGCGGCCGCTTTTGCCTTCGCAGCGTCGGCGGCGGTTTGCCGGTCCTTCAGATTGACCAGCGCCGCTGAGTAGTCGTTATTGGTGCG is a window encoding:
- a CDS encoding universal stress protein, producing MSESKETPGTEQLAAPTGIVVGVDGSDHGNCALVWAAREAQSRKLPLHLVTAYSVPIFAASGLDGGFATIDDSVIRQGAEVVLEQAVGRLSEYPDLDFDARVEAGDASGVLLELSETAELLVFGSRGRGGFVGRLLGSVSSGLPGHAKCPTVMVPLSCAPRLGEGTNPADAPLVESLVTVGVDGSERARYTVLRAAEHAEQAGLALRVVCAVPPYSGAMTWLPAPLDRQGMLEEITEQMQAGAAWLRSHFPKLKIAADVVDGPPIEILIEATKHSELVVLGSRGHGGFAGMILGSTTDAVLHHAKGPVMVVPERDDPRLADRANFGPLLGEV
- the map gene encoding type I methionyl aminopeptidase, which codes for MIEILDSAQLATARRSGALVANILQTLKNRTVVGTNLLDIDRWAQQMIDSAGAQSCYVDYAPSFGRGPFGHYICTAVNDAVLHGLPHDYHLVDGDLLTLDLAVSQDGIAADSAISFIVGETQAEQSVALIEITQQALEAGIAAAQPGARIGDISFAIGSVLSTAGYPVNTEFGGHGIGSTMHQDPHVANTGRPGRGYQLRPGLLLALEPWVMLDTARLVTDADGWTLRSATGCRTAHSEHTVAITEQGPEILTLPILA
- a CDS encoding amino acid deaminase/aldolase; the protein is MFTLDQVALEAERSGTGRSEPEANFWPRADRATGHLAAPLGVLDRQALSANAGALLRRANGKPIRVASKSIRSREVLRAVLAQPGFAGVLAYTLPEALWLAEEFDDIVVAYPSADAPALRQLAADPQALSRITLMVDSGEQLDWMASILGSTTELRLCIDLDASWRPGLAGRQLGHIGVRRSPIRQPTQAVQLAERIARSGHRLVGIMSYEAQIAGLQDSPSNRARALLIQRLQSSSAQDILSRRAQVVSAVREVAELEFVNGGGTGSLELTSSDVSVTEIAAGSGLFGPTLFDHYSRFKPYPAVGFALQVVRRPAPDIITVLGGGWIASGPAGPDRVPLPVYPPGLSMIGTEGAGEVQTPLRGSAASGLRIADKVWFRHAKSGEICEHLDGLLVIDGEEVVAELPSYRGEGKVFL
- a CDS encoding C40 family peptidase → MSANVKRWLTTSLAVVASAALVSGVSSAPALAAPLAQSPAALPASPEIPSEQDIANAKKNQDATSTQITKIESLLDTATQSLQASMMNSMRTNNDYSAALVNLKDRQTAADAAKAKAAAAAKISAKAKTQVGQLASTMYKTGGLNPSVQSLITSGGGSASDVIYQASTLSILGTNRSQTFNNAQSAAATASSLEDAAKQAKQAADDAAKVAASAKTAADSAVSAQNALVTKNQQQRGVLIGQLATLKNTTVALESARITGLEQQKEAARLAAIIAASKNQPAPTPPSNPGTSNPGTSDPGSNNPAPVDPPAPPVVQPPVVTPPVVTPPVVTPPVVVPPKPKPPVVVPPVVNPPSGTNISGMVAFAMSKVGGPYVWGGTGPVGYDCSGLIWAAFRSVGVNLPRGGSDQFWQAPTRVPLSQMQYGDILAFNDNGSGFFSHVAIYIGNGQVVQALNPNDGIAVTPLSWMSTMALYGYAARY